The nucleotide sequence AATCGTGAATCATTTCAAGTAACTCTCTTGTGTCTCAATTCACGTTTTCATAGTTGGCTACACAACCAGAGATGTCTTTCTCCGCTGGAGTAACCAATCTGTAATTTTAGAAGATATTCTCATGCCCGACTTTACAATAGGAACACCACACATTTCTGCACTGTTGAGTGAATATCCCTTAGGTAGGCAATTCATCTAAATAGAGAGAGCTAGTGAGCGAACGAGCGagcggagagagagagagagagagagagagagagagagagagagagagagagagagagagagagagagagagagagagagggggggtgtatgtgtgtgtacatatgtaccatAATGTTATTAACACTTATATATATAGACCATGCGTTTTTAATAATTATCAAACATGTGGCCAACTCGGCTTTTTTACATGCAGGTGTAGCTTTAGTCCCAGCATTatggacacagacagacagacagacagacagacagacagacagacagacagacagacagacagacagacagacagacagacagacaaacaaacagatatacagacagacagacagcgagagacaggcagacagacagacagacagacagacagacagacagacagacagacagacagacagacagacatagtccgagaggagacagacagacagacagacatgcagacagacagacagacaggcaggcagacagacagacagacagacagacagacagacagacagacagacagacagacagacagacagacagacagacagacagacagacagacagacagacagacaaacaaacagatatacagacagacagacagcgagagacaggcagacagacagacagacagacagacagacagacagacagacagacagacagacagacagacagacagacagacatagtccgagaggagacagacagacagacagacatgcagacagacagacagacaggcaggcagacagacagacggacagacagagacagacagacagacagacagacagacagacagacagacagacatagtccgagaggagacagacagacagaaagacagacagacatacaggcagacagacagacacatagatagacagacagacagacagacagacagacagacagacagaaaaataCAAAGTGTAATTCAAAACGTTACAATGTCGACTTTTTTACAAACGTATCTCttacaaaatgttttctttcgctgaataataaaaaagacaatatgaataaaacatatacaggtatatatatcATACTGACGCCAGTTAGAGCGTATGTTGATCCTTTCAGCGGTCTTTAATACTGATCGTCTTTTGTGATTAAAATATTAAGATTGATTGTGCAGTAGTAACAGTTTCCAGGACACTTTTAAATGACATTATGTATAACTGTTACTCTAAAACGTAACTGCTGATGAAGTGTCGTAATAGATATAAACACACTTCACCTTACACTTAGAACTTTAAGTTGCAGTATACAAGGGCGTGCATACTGACACACTTTATGGATCGACTACTAACTGTCACCATAGCTATCGCCATGTGCTACATTCTCCTTTATAAGCTATTATACAGACAAGATTGGTTAATTTTTCACAGGTACCTACTCACGAGTGCGGTGCGAATTCTTACTGGAGCGTGAGTTAATGTTCTACATGATGGAGCACTATCTGCCATCAGCCCTACTTGTTATTCTCTCTTGGGTTTCCTTATGGATTGATATTGAAGTAACGCCTGCAAGGGCAACTTTAGGTGTGACAACGCTGCTTACTCTGACAACACTGAGCTCAGGTGCAAGACAACACCTTCCGAAGGTGTCCTACAGCACAGTAAGTATATCCAACGTCTTGATGTTGATTAAGTCTCTATGAGCACGCTGGTTAGGAAAACTCGACAAAAAATACGGATTATAAGTACTGTTaatataacttttatttcaatagaaaatgacatttgacaTAAATATCATTGCCGTATTCCAAAATATGATTTGTAAGTAAATCGAATACGATGTCCCGGTTAACTACTCGCAAAGGGAACGACAGATATAACGACAGGGATGTGTAGGCAGatgatgaatgaaatgtatgcaaatatgcctagcagcaagaccaTGTCCGTAGTAGCAAAACAGaaatgggtaggcaagtgaataaaaatttcaaacatgtatgcaaacaaGCCTAGAAACAAGACCACACCCTAAGCAAGAGTCAAACTATGatgtttattgcaaagataataacacGGATTAATAAGCAAGagaataaaaattcaaaaaaatgtatacaaatatggcAGACAACAAGACCAGGCCTATAGCAGCAGGCATATGGTAGTGTATATTGCAAGGATAAAAAACAGAATGAGTAGGTAAGTGCATAAAGattaaaaaattgtatgcaaacatgCCTAGCAACACTActtccatagcaacaaccaaatgatgatgtgcattgcaaagataacagtaatGATTAATAGGCAATTGAGAATAATCATTccaaaatatatgcaaatatgcctagctacaagaccacgcccatagcaacagccaattgatGATTGTGTGTATTGCAAAAACAGGTATTAATAGAcgaattgataaatatgtaaaaagatGTATCCAAATATGTTTggtaacaagaccatgcccatagtaacaaccAAACAACCATGTGTATATTGCACagacaacagggattaatataCAAATGGATAGACATTGCaaaaaatgcacacacacacacacacacacacacacacacacatatatatatatatatatatatatatatatatatatatatatatatatatatatatatatatatatatgtatgtatatatatatacaagacCCCGCCAATAATAACAGCCAAAAGatgtatatattgcaaagatacaAATGGTTAGACAAGAGGacattacaaacattttttttaaatgataaggTTGACCAAGCAACGAAAATACTGCCCATACCATACAACAGTGCGATTAtggtgtatataaacattttagAAAATTAGCCAGAAATGTTGGAAATCCTTTGAGCCGAACTTTGTTGCGACCATCCAGTTCTCATTTGCATTTTTGCATAATAAAAAGtatatagttgtgctacaacgcaattggcgctatttttttatTATCGTATTTGATTTTCAAGTTTGCTACAAGACATGAAATGGTGAATGCTTCTATGTGCAAACGTAGTTTCTGTTCATAAATTCAACTTCATTTTGCACCACAACACGAAATGCTTTTTGGTGCATACCTTTCAAAAGCTTTAAATTTATGAACAAAGACACGAATTccttttttccaaaatatagCGAAAGAAAACAGTCGTTCACATGCACACCATACATCCTGTCTAAAATGGTATCCTTATCAGCTAAGAAACAATAAATAACTCGTGGTAACTAGGTAAACAAATGTACTCATTCAATACCAAATACTTTTAATCAAATCTAGAAATTCATAAACTTAAAAATGTGTTTACTTTTTTCTTATCAAACCAAAATAGAGATCGGTATAGGTAGTCCACCACTGAAATTTACGTTTATATTTCAGGCACTTGACGTTTGGATGTTCGTTTGCTCGTTCTTTGTGTTCTCGGCATTAATTGAGTTCGCTATCGTCATATATGTCTATAAGCTGGGAGGAAGAGCTACTCCACAAAAGCATAAGAAAACAAAggtaatacaatatatatatagacaatatctACCTATTTCATGAGTTACGTTGTCTGTGTGAAGTGTCGAATATTATACTGACTAAACGAAGACGCAGATAAGACAAGAATAATGATAATGTGCCtttcctcctgagagctcaaggcgCTCACAAAGAACAAGACAGCCTGcaaaataatagttttaaaggtgcattagctgcaactggaacgaTTTTTTGTGTGACCGTTTTGTTAAATAAAATTGCTTTACTAGTAATatttgtacaccctgaacagaaTTGAATCCCCTAAGGGTAAACGTGCTTGTGTAGCTGTACAACAAGTCGACTCAAATTGGTAATGTAATTCTTGTGGAAGAACGTGACCTAAcgaacatgtataatgtctaattatcgACAATAAAGTAATGTCtcagttacaactagtgcagcTGTAAAACAGGCAACCACGAGGATAATAACAATGTAAGCAATTTCCAATCATTACATTTAGCATATGCCTCTCTGAACGGAACGATGACACTTGttgaatgtaaataaaacatcCAGGGGGAGATTCTACGTAATTCAAAGCATTATATTATCGTTGAATGTTTACAGTCATGTCATAATGCGCATAGAGTGATtaacgtatgcaaattttatgacTTCTAAAGAGAGGTGAATAGATGTGAACCTTTTATACAAGACCTTTGCATCACATAATATGATACTTTAATAGCTATATAGGCAATTTGGTCACAACATGTACACTGATGATAATAGATCTTGTAATAATTAGTTAAATAGTATCTTGCGAATAGGCTGGagggaaacataaaaaaaaaattgctgtgaATATTCTGCACTTCTTCACTTAGTGAATTGAgcataaagtaaaatatataatgaatGGACCTTTATCGGGAAATGATGTATTTTCCATATActgaaaaattgtaaaattatttggtAAAAGTCATAGAACTGAATCTTCCAACAAATGCACAATATTGAAACACTACAATGATTagtgggttgtcggtggctgagtggttaaaccacttgcctcttaccactgcggtcggggttcgaaccccattcagggttcgattaaatataccacactgtaagtaagaagagtgtcgttcagtttgactctaccgaacaacacaggttttccccgggtactccggtttcctcctgcattaacactgaacccatgagggatggccctcactggacttcttgggagacaagtgtttatatgcttaaagaactatccagtataaataaagactattattattactattattaggCTGGACAATGGACGTTTGAACTTAACAAGTTTTATATGGTAATAATAACactttatgtaaatttacaccaaaggttatttaaaaaaataaccaaaattcCTTTTCAAAAACATCATTCTTGATTACAGCTAAACAGTTCACTTTGAACAACATTAACACGTTCCCTTGGCAACTGTTGAATGTGAGTTTCAGTCAATTGTGCATATTGTAGTCATGGGCTATTTAAAAAGGTAtcttaatgccatggttttcaTGATGCAAATTGCTTCCTATAGATCCCTCAGAAACCGTTTAATACAATGGAGAATTTCCTCAAAGTTGTTACAGACTACTAACAAAAGACAACAGCCGAATTTGAGCTGGAGTCACCGATAACAAACACTGTTGAAGTAGTTTATTATTCATAAATGCAGTCACAACAGTTGCATCTTTTATACTCTATTATTCATCTTGTGAATATGAAATATCTTTAGACTCTTAAATTATTCATCAGTAATGCAATTCTACCATCATACCTGCTAGCCGTTTGTCCTCCCTAAAGTCGAATTGTTCATTTTTTATGCTGAGGATAATATCCTTCAAATCTTAAGTGTTatataaacaaatgaaagtTGAATCTATGTACAATAGAGAGTAttacaccatgcacaagccTTTTAGAACcaaaaatttggaatatatactctggtcattttACATcccgacaacgcgtgtctacgtcactggttctgttgtgttcaatatataagtcaaaacattcaaaattctttgatattactggcgctggtataattatgcactttaggtcactcgtaacttccttggctgaacgaacaaaaatatttggggataacatctaaatatatcaTGCttaaaccaaaaatatggaattataCACCGGTCGTTATACGCCACGACAATGCGCGTCTATGTCACGGCAaggcgtgtctacgtcattggttctgctgtgttcgtaATGAGTCAACAACACGTTCAAAAATTGCCATTAGTTTCCCCGATATTTCGTTGATATTACCGGTGTTGGTatcattatgttattctccaatatttttttcattcagccggaaaatactcgtgacctacgAGTCCGTTGTCACTACGAATCAATAGAAGAGTATGGataaaggccccttaggtcactcgtatatTTCCTGGCTgtacgaagaaaaatattgcggAATAACAtcttattataatattttttttaatgtacgtCGGAGTCTCGTTAACGAGTGTTTTGAGACTgttaacattattacatatttggTATTATAAAGTAAACCTCATAATCTATTTATCCAGTTATAAAAGCAAGTATGTACAATAGATTCTATTACCTGCACTGTTATTTTATGATCATCTCTTTATTCGGACTCTGATAGTCATTCAAGCAAGGACAACCCAATATTTACTTTGCATGGAATCCTAAACGTTTAGAATGCAAGTCGAATGCATGGAATTCCATATTACTGGGATTTATTGTGTCGCTAAATCCAAACAGACAGtgatatattgtataatattagTAAATTTGATCATGTACTAGAATTAATTGACTGCTTTGAGCGTGAAGAAGATAATGAATGGTGATGTGAAGGGGAGAATATTTACCCTTCTCTTGGGAACAAGTGCCTGGAGATATTTAACTTACATTATACCATTTATTCAAAAATAGTATTCCACATGGCtgcataaataatgatgtaatGCGCCAGACTTAATCTTATGCCATAATACTGACcacaatgtcatatatatgtatatgtatattttggcAAGGCTGGATAATCCGGTACAGTAGCttagtatttatatatattatgtagtaGGAAGTGTTATTTAACACTCTCAGTCAGAGGGAATCGTCCTTGTTTCTGGATTTATATCAACAGAATAATCATAGCCTTGGGTTTAACGGGACATGAACCAACCCAGGTTATCCACCTTGTAAATAAAGGGAATATGGAGGAATAGATAGACTTCTAGGGGAACAGTCTCAATCGCTTGGCTGATTCGAGAGGTATAGAGATCGTAAGGTGGGCATACTGGATGAACTCACACACGGTCAGGAATTAAAATAGCTTGGCTTGTGGTTTATATACTTCGAGATGGAGGCACCTTATGGTCCTAGCTAGTCAAAGCTTAGCTCGACAAAAGACCATCCAAAAACGTCAGATTTCAGCTGGTTTTATTGATAAATCCTATATATTGTTAACTTCACATAATGTAAGACTTGTGAAGTACCAAGCTATCGACGTGTCTGGTTCCCCGGCCATGCAGAAGGAGTGTATAAACGTGGAAAGGATAGGCCAACCTTAGATAATTTTGAGACAGAATTGTGAAACTCGTTTATAAAACTACTTAGTACATTTTTTGTGATAATTTCATTCTCTATGTAGAGTTAACAAAGGTTAACTTCATCTAGTACTCTATATACCGCCCATCGTAGTTTCACTAAATTAACTAAATAACCCTATATCTTGTCGTGGTTAAATGGAAGATACATTCTCGTCTATTCAGTTATGCCTGGAATTAAGTTTCGGTAAATTTGCAgttgaaaatatgtcaatttatttattattattatatatttatcataaaacgAGAAACATGTCCATCcaaaatgataaattcagtTAAACTTCGGTAGTTATGAACTTTTACTGGTTTCTCTTGTTACCTTAAAATCCATACTTGAAGTGGCGCAAGCTAAGTTTTACAAACTTTTACTcaggtgaaaatacttacatagaaccttgattaaactatgcTTGTATGGTGCTAACGTCAATGCATGAATAAGTCCTAGgatattacaattgtcttctggcgtTCTTAGAATAGTTGAGTGCATAGTATGGATTGCGTCATCATATTTTCTATAcgcataataaattacgtcatcggattgttatatcttaattctagttgaattcagtcaattgcaagtggtgatTAAATATGCTTCGATAAGTATAATACAATGAGTACCTTTTAAAAGTGCAGTAAATGTTACGTTTAAATTGCATAAACTCAGCGCGTACCTCTTTAAGACTTGGTTACTGCGATTTCTGAAGTGCGAAATAGAACATTTCCCTTCAAAATAAGGTGTTGTCCTTGTTATCCTTTTTCATTCTTTTCACAGAACACAGAATCTTCGTTTCCTGTACTACAAGAAACATACCAACCATCGGACGGAGTACAAGCAGATCATTTATCACCTTCAAAGAGTCTCACCGAAACAAAGGTGTATTTCCCAATGGAGATGGAAGAAACACGTGTTAAAATTCAAACAGACTTTAAGCAAATAGCCATGTCAATTGACAGAGTGTCCCGAGTCCTGTATCCATTATTGTTTATAATGTTTATCTTAATTTACTGGACATTCTACCTGTATGGATAAGAATAGGGCGTTTGCAGAAAATTCCAATTTggctttttaaaaaatgcagACGTCTGCTGTGTACAACGTTGTGCTTTCTGAGATCTGATGTGATGTTGCGACATGATTCTTCTTCTCCTCTATGTACATACAACCAGCTATAAGTTCCGATGGGATTCATTTGTATTCCCGTGAGTGTCCCTGTCTTGTTTCGCTGCTTTGTGAATTTGACGCCATCGCGTACTGTCTATTAATGGCAGGTGTCACTGAACAACCTTACGCAGTATATTTTAATTGACACTGTTTCTGACATAAAAGTTGCCAACTGTAAACGAATATCCATGTTACGTTTATTTCTAGTATAATAGTTATGCATGTACTTGTCTCTTCTGGTTAAAGATTCTGCCTGCATACAACGATACTTCAATATTCAAACCACGAGGTAGACATTTCTtcaatggccatatggatgaagattgggcatttattttggatttttagtttacaaaacaattttatccttgaaaaataccgccaattgcgttgtagcacaactgtacagttttgaaaaaatgtttatccatatggtagtccatgctaacaataagtgttcacttggtgaatgactatccagttgcctatccaaccatgttgctatatTTACGATATatactatcatttggctgttgctatgggcgtggtcatgttgttagatatatttgcttacatttttgtatgtttttgttcacttgtggaTGAATTCCTgacattatctttgcaatatacgtgatcatttggctgttgctatgggtgtggtcttgttgctaagcacatttgcatatatttttgaatgtttattcatttgtctttctatttctgtcgctatctttgcaatatatgtgattatttggctgttgctatttgcgtggtcttgttgctaggcacatttgcatacatttttttgaatgtttattcatttgtctttctattcctgttgccatctttgcaatatgtgtgattatttggctgttgctatgggcgtggtcttgttgctaggcaaatgtacatacattttttgaatgtttattcaattgtctatcaatcactattatctttgtgaactacacgaccgtttggctgttgctatgggcgtggtcatggttgctacggtatttgcatacattttttgaatgtttactaatttgcctaccagatgatgttgttatttgaccaaaatgtactgccatttggttgttgctaagggcgtggtcatggtcgctagggccaattttgtcaaaatgttttgaagaaaatctgcagaataacactttctgaaacatctcaccaagtttcagactcgttgaccaagtattttttgagatataagtttttgaccaaaaatgaacatttgtacacctaatttgcatatcactcatggaatcattgtatgcttaatatttcttcatccatacatccctagatgcattcccattaaattccagcccaatctgctcggtagttttgaaattatagattttcaaccaaaaagacacattttagccctaatttgcatatcactgatggaatcctcatgtcatgaacaaatcttactttctacccccttaagaatgttcccaccaaatttcgcaccaatctgcccagtagtttctgagtttaggttttttgaccaaaaatctaattttttgacccaaatcacacacctgtgatgcgatcattttgatttgaacaatttcccaactagacacccaaggtaatggacccaccaaatatcatggcaatcggttcagcagtttttgactttaagttgtttacacacacacacacacacacacacacacacgcacatccacagacagacagacagacagacagacagacagacagacagacagacagacagacagacagacagacagacagacagacagacgccgggcgatccctatagcactcctgaacctcagttcagttgtgctaaaaaccaatgtgaaacaacgcACGTCAAGTCcttttttgtaactcagtaaatggCAATTGTGTAAAATGAtcgttattgtacgtacaataacaaccttttacacatttttcttGTTTGCAGTGTGTGGAGTTCTATACACAGACTTCGTCAATATTGCAATGTTGATTACCCCATTGgtttgtcaagtaggaagtcataataaacttgttttatatattaagaatccaacataaatacccaatccttatccacAGGGCcacttttaaaatgtatgtgatatgaTTCCTCGCCTGCTCGTACACTCGTACACTCTTACACAGTAAATGTAAGCAACAAATATACTTCGTTTTAATAGGTCGACCTCTACTTGTATACTGTGTGAACATCCAGTAATTATTATCAACACATAGATATATAACGTTGGTGGCGTCCTTTAGATCGCACCTAAATTCAGGTGAGCACGATATACGAGATCGGTGACATCGATAGGAGTGAGGGCAGACTTGAAGCTATCCTTGTCTTTACTTTTGGGCGGTGATTGAAATGAGAGCTGTAGATGGACCAGACACGCATCCCCAAGTACAATTTCGGAGACGATTCGGGTTGTTTATCATCTTAACAAGCAATCAGATTAGTTGTAGTTTTATTTAGGAAGTCAGTCTACCCATTGCCTTGAGATAGCATGATCACTGTAATTACACATCAGGTACATTGGCTTATATTAAGACCTCGTGTAATTTCGGATGATAAACCAAGCTGCCCTCCGTTGGATGTTTCAACCGTATGTTTACCCACTATGGAGGCATGGCTCCAAAGTTCGACCAAAGACTTGTGAATATGCCACATGTATTCCTACCAAGGAcgcatatacaatgtattaaagTGGCTTCTTTAGTATTAGAAGGACAGCCACGTATATGTCTTTGTAGCAAACCTGATTACACTATGCAAACACTTGCCTTTATCCAAACTTTACCACAGCTGTGACCCCATCTGGTCACCATCTTTGTCAAGGGGAGGTATAAGACAAGTACCACTTTCGACTGTCTACAGCCGTCCACCTCCCAGGGAGGATATCGCTATGGGTAAACTAGATCAAAGATGGAGATGTGTCATATTATAACATTAATCACAATTAATACAAAATCTgcccaagcccccccccccccccccccgtgtgaAAATATGTCACGGTCAAATTATATTTTTCGTACAGTATGATAATTGGGATGGTGTGTGGGCGCCGAGTAAAGAGCGCCCGCGACGACGGGGCAAGAAACCAATAAACCTATTTCTAATCGATTACGTACATGAAGACTACAATGAAGTGCTACTGCCGATTTCGATAGCACTGGTACTACGGCATGCAGTACTGAACGTTTCTTACGGCAAACGATTACTGTCAACAATGATGATTAATATGCACAGTCGATTGCGAGCTATATTCCAGTCAATGAtgtcatatatattttaatagaaAAATATCTTGTAAATAAGATTTGAAGATAtctcattaatatatatatatatatagacattggagggggaggggggcacCTCAACTGTGTGTCTTTGGAATATACACGCACTAATCGTTAGCCCAGGGATCCGAGTATGAATATGAATCCAAATACAACAAACTTGCAATTGCGTAATGCCTAACCTTGACCCAAGCCAGATGTCACGTAcgtattttaatataaaataatgacgTTTATAgtaggtatttacgaatattctaAATATGTACCAAtcgtgttatttttttaaatatttgtacatacctATATAACGCCATTGTGTTGTATCATGATCATCACTGAATAGAAGGCCATAGGTCACACACGACTGTGGTAATAATACTTTCAGCAGTACATATTAttattctgctgtattttgTAACTTTGTACGTCAAAACAATCAAATGAAATGTGAATTATGTGAATTATATATGTAGGGCCTCGGAGCAGTGACTTAATATATCTCCATATTATAGTTGACTGACCTCATATGACCTTTTAACCTATCGGTGCATTCATACACTGCATACACGTACACGAATAGTGAGAGTCGGGCCAAAAACTTAAAgatctataaatatatatatataaaatttttGGAGGGGAACGAAAGGTGGGCCCCCTTAACTGTCTGTCTttggaatatacatgtacaagtcctTAGCCCACGGATTCTATTATGAATATGAATCCAAATACAATCAACCCTTCCTTTTGCATAATACCTCACTTGCATGCTTCACTGCCTCCTTTCTGACATGACATTGAATTTGATTGAGACTAGACAGTGACCTCGCCGTGACCGGAGTTCAGCGTTAGCGAGATAGATACAGTGCGAACGGCGATTATATAGGAGTGCCCCATCGATCTATCGCATGATGGCTTCCGTCACTCCCCCTTCGTGGTTTTGTGCCAGTACCAATTCATCAGACGGTTTAGCCGAGCAATGTTTTGTTGACTTGCTAGTTACCTGCACGCAGACACTCTTCCTGGTTTTGTTTTCCGTCGTTCTCACCGTCCTTGGCTGTTGTACCAATTTACGTCATTTCAAATTAAGAGCCCTTATACCATTTCCTGGTCACAATTGCAAATGGATATTCACAGGACTGTTATGTCTAACTCTGCTGTGTGCCGTAGGGGAAGGCATTTTAACAGATCTAACGAGGAACGATGTAACACAACCAAGACTGTATGTCCCTCAAGTTGTAGCACTGTTGACTGGACTAGTGACCTTGGTATACTATCATCACATGGAATATTGGAATCGTCCTGGTTTAGCATGGTTATTACTATCCTACTGGGTGATATCATTAGTTGGAGAAGGGGTCAAAATgaagtatttattatcacaactTGACTTTGATATCAGGATACTGAGGTTTGATGTGATTATAACCAGTGCCTTATTTTATACTTGTTGCCTCATTGTGGAAGTCAACTTGCTACGAACAAAGGTAAGTCGTATAAAGGCCATGTCCATGACCCCACTGATATATGCAGTCATTGAATACGTCCgtattatacacttattgacGCTAACCATATGCATTTGATTCATGACGCGTCACGCGTCTTCAcg is from Glandiceps talaboti chromosome 1, keGlaTala1.1, whole genome shotgun sequence and encodes:
- the LOC144434852 gene encoding glycine receptor subunit alpha-1-like; amino-acid sequence: MQSLPLVVSVFMQITDIYSISEVSMDYGVSMFLVQRWHDPRLKFNGSEHIDLRAGSPLMKQVWTPDTYFPQEKRGHLHDVTMLNKQIRLTPQGEVTYDMRVSLLLTCYMRLHRFPMDTQNCGIDLESFGYTTRDVFLRWSNQSVILEDILMPDFTIGTPHISALLSEYPLGTYSRVRCEFLLERELMFYMMEHYLPSALLVILSWVSLWIDIEVTPARATLGVTTLLTLTTLSSGARQHLPKVSYSTALDVWMFVCSFFVFSALIEFAIVIYVYKLGGRATPQKHKKTKNTESSFPVLQETYQPSDGVQADHLSPSKSLTETKVYFPMEMEETRVKIQTDFKQIAMSIDRVSRVLYPLLFIMFILIYWTFYLYG